The Spirosoma foliorum genome has a window encoding:
- a CDS encoding putative polyvalent protein kinase domain-containing protein, with product MPNSHADEESQRDRIERLPQSVEQSIDQENLRAALDVTRRIHRTNASLSPAIQAGHSEIWRLSEEIKLLEAEALYAWSITANCVWDADDFTNRWYDSGCIEGGENQVIHAGSLVYKRNNLAFHTSYLEYFERLTLHNWLFPGTLYRFEGMMVVVESGDEFPQLRPVVSQKALRAVRGATRDEVERLMNQLGFLRRYEDNYANADRTLFIEDLHDQNVLVDATGDLLVFDPVIYLTKPAL from the coding sequence ATGCCTAATTCTCACGCCGATGAAGAAAGCCAAAGAGATCGAATTGAACGACTTCCACAAAGCGTTGAACAATCGATTGATCAAGAAAATCTCCGAGCAGCCCTTGATGTCACAAGAAGAATTCATCGAACAAACGCGTCGCTTAGCCCAGCAATCCAAGCGGGACACAGTGAAATTTGGCGATTAAGCGAAGAAATAAAACTTCTTGAAGCCGAGGCTTTGTATGCGTGGTCAATAACAGCTAATTGTGTTTGGGATGCAGATGATTTTACCAACCGTTGGTATGATTCTGGCTGTATAGAAGGTGGCGAAAACCAAGTTATTCATGCTGGAAGTCTTGTCTACAAGCGTAACAACTTAGCTTTTCACACAAGTTATCTGGAATATTTTGAGCGCTTAACTCTGCATAATTGGCTATTCCCCGGAACGCTATACAGATTTGAAGGGATGATGGTGGTCGTTGAGTCGGGTGATGAATTTCCTCAACTACGGCCTGTTGTTTCACAGAAAGCGTTACGAGCTGTTCGAGGAGCAACTCGAGATGAAGTTGAACGTCTGATGAATCAATTAGGGTTTTTGCGTCGGTATGAAGATAACTATGCCAATGCTGACCGGACCCTATTTATCGAAGATTTGCACGACCAGAATGTTCTGGTCGATGCTACTGGTGACCTACTTGTTTTTGATCCGGTTATCTATCTCACTAAGCCAGCATTATAG
- a CDS encoding MlaE family ABC transporter permease — MSRLGSYFIFLGTLFRNREKLRVYLSLILNECTSIGVGSIFIVALVNTFIGAVTCVQTAYNLTNPFVPKNIIALIVRDSSILELAPTLSCIVLAGKVGSNIASEIGTMRITEQVDALEVMGINSSSYLILPKVIASVLMFPLLVIMAGFLAILGGYIAGTLAGVISAEDYVSGLRFEYKPFGVTFALIKTVVFAFLVSTISAYQGYKVSGGALEVGAASTAAVTNSCIAIVAADFILTQMLLT, encoded by the coding sequence ATGTCACGATTAGGCAGTTACTTTATCTTTTTGGGAACGCTCTTCCGCAATCGGGAGAAGCTCCGGGTTTATCTGAGTCTTATTCTGAACGAGTGTACCTCTATTGGTGTCGGTTCCATTTTTATTGTCGCGTTGGTGAACACCTTTATTGGCGCTGTTACCTGTGTACAAACGGCTTATAACCTAACCAATCCTTTCGTCCCTAAAAATATTATCGCCCTTATCGTGCGGGATAGCTCAATTCTGGAGTTAGCACCAACGTTATCGTGTATTGTACTGGCCGGTAAAGTAGGCTCTAATATTGCCAGCGAAATAGGGACTATGCGTATTACAGAACAGGTTGATGCGCTCGAAGTAATGGGTATCAATTCCAGTTCGTATCTAATTTTGCCCAAGGTAATTGCTTCTGTTCTGATGTTCCCGTTACTGGTTATTATGGCTGGCTTTCTGGCTATTTTAGGTGGTTATATCGCCGGAACGTTAGCGGGCGTTATTTCGGCCGAAGACTATGTATCGGGCCTACGTTTCGAGTATAAGCCGTTTGGGGTTACGTTCGCACTAATCAAAACAGTTGTATTCGCTTTTCTTGTCTCAACAATTTCAGCTTATCAAGGATATAAAGTAAGCGGAGGTGCCCTCGAAGTCGGTGCGGCCTCTACAGCCGCCGTAACCAACAGTTGTATCGCCATCGTAGCCGCCGACTTTATCCTGACTCAGATGCTGTTAACTTAA
- a CDS encoding ABC transporter ATP-binding protein: MIDIKNISKTFGDRQILAGINGTFKPGDTSLIIGGSGTGKSVLLKCMIGLIKPDSGQVLYDGRDFLTSNLDEQKAIRREMGVLFQGSALFDSKTVLENVRFPLDMLTDQPEREKVDRAKECLRRVGLEAAADRMPSEISGGMKKRVGIARAIVLNPKYLFCDEPNSGLDPLTSIKIDQLISEITDEYQITTVVITHDMNSMMEIGEKIMFLYQGKKLWEGNSDTLIHSDVKELNEFINANKLIREMEK; encoded by the coding sequence ATGATTGACATTAAAAATATATCGAAGACGTTTGGGGATCGGCAGATTTTGGCTGGCATCAATGGAACGTTCAAACCTGGTGATACAAGCCTGATTATTGGCGGAAGCGGCACGGGTAAAAGCGTGCTGCTTAAGTGTATGATTGGCTTGATCAAACCCGATTCAGGACAGGTATTGTACGACGGACGGGACTTTCTAACCAGTAATCTGGACGAACAGAAAGCAATTCGACGAGAGATGGGCGTTTTATTCCAGGGGTCAGCTTTGTTTGACTCAAAGACCGTTCTGGAAAACGTTCGGTTTCCGCTCGATATGCTGACCGATCAACCCGAACGGGAAAAAGTAGATCGGGCCAAAGAGTGTTTACGACGCGTTGGTCTGGAAGCTGCCGCCGATCGGATGCCGTCGGAAATCAGTGGTGGTATGAAAAAGCGGGTCGGTATTGCGCGAGCTATTGTGCTGAATCCTAAATACCTTTTCTGTGATGAACCCAACTCTGGTCTCGACCCACTGACATCCATAAAAATAGATCAGCTTATCTCTGAAATAACGGATGAGTATCAGATTACAACCGTGGTTATTACGCACGATATGAACTCAATGATGGAGATTGGCGAGAAAATTATGTTTCTCTATCAGGGCAAAAAACTGTGGGAAGGAAATAGCGATACACTTATCCACTCGGATGTAAAAGAGTTGAACGAGTTCATCAACGCGAATAAGCTTATTCGGGAAATGGAGAAGTAA